The genomic stretch CTTGAGAAGCTCAGGAACCATACTAACATGCTTACTTGCAGTAGAGATGATTGTGTACTATTTCTTCCAGTGTTCCCTTTTAGCCGATGCATCCTCAAAAAGATTTCTCTGGCGCATGAAAGTTTCCCTAAGGGCGGATAAAGCTTGTAGTGCTCTTTCACATTCAGTGTTACGTTCTAAGAGATGATTGTGTACTATTTCTTCCAGTGTTCCCTTTTAGCCGATGCATCCTCAAAAATATCTCTCTGGCGCATGAAAGTTTCCCTAAGGGCGGATAAAGCTTGTAGTGCTCTTTCACATTCAGTGTTACGTTCTAAGAGTTGCTCTTCAGCGGCTAATATTTTCAAACATTCCTCTTGAGTGTCAAAGGCCACATTTGCTTGCTCTAGCCTTTCATTATGTGAAATTAAGTTAAATTTGGCGCTTAATACACCATCCATTGTGCGCTTTATTTTACCCTCTCCTTTTCACCTTCTTCCTTGGTAACCTGAAGCTCTTGGTTTTTCTCCTTGACGCCAAGACGCAGTTGACTTCTTTCATTAGTTAATTGAAGCATTTTAAGCTCTAAGTCTTCCTTTTCCTTTTGGGAAGCCTCCAGGGCCGCCCTTAGTTCTTCTACCTCTTCCACGGATAAGAGAACTGGATTAGGAATATCAGGCTTATATGCAGGGTCCACAACAAATGGCAATGGATTTTTCTTAACTCTTTCAAGGACCAAACTAGTGTAGGGTTCTTTGGCTATGACATTCTTTGGTCCAAAATTCTTTGTTTGAACAAAACTCCAAGCATGGATTACTTTCTTTAACTCTCTTGGTTCTCCCTTTCCCATATTATGCAGAATTAGTTCCATAATTTGTTCTTCGGAAGGTTTATcatccatagaatgacccaacTGACGCAGCGCTAGTACAGGGTTGTAGTTAATGCAACCCAATGTCCCAATTAAAGGAACATTATGAAAATCCCCACACCTATAAATAATCCTTTCGAAGTTCAACTTTCTTGCATACCCAAAGATAGAATCAACCTTGATTGTCCTTAGTTTTTGTGACCATTCTTGCCTAGTTAGATCCTTGACCAAATAACTTGCCTTATAAAGatgagatgttaaccaagaaaataatatatgaacACAACAAAATATCATCCCTTTCTTTTTCTCACAACGGGCATGGATAGTATAGTAAATATTAGCCAAaatagtaggagttggatccaTCCTAAAAACCTTAACAGATACAAAAACATGAATAGCAGCAGgatcaatataatcaacatttttaggGAGCAAAATTATCCCAAATATCAAAAGAGCCAGCATATTTCCACAAACTtctcattgtttcttttgagcatagaACATAACTTGAGCCTATAAGAAGGATCTCTTGATCCCTTGGACATCACCTTCAGCATTATAATTAGATTCCAAATCTGTAACATGTATCCCTAAAGCCTTTGCTAATCCACAACCTTGACTTCCTTCCCAATTCCTGTATAAAATTcctttttggtttttgaaaaccctaaaatcctATCCAGTTCCTCCAGAGTGGGTGCAAATTGAAAATCTTGGAAAGTAAAGCATCTAAGCGGAGGgtcataaaattgaaccaaagcagTGATAGCTTCTTCTTGGACCTTAATCTTCAGCAAGTCAAGGATATCCCCATAACAGCCCAAATATTTGTCTAAAGCCttagacggtaatttttccttgaCGATTTTCAATTTCTTCACATCAGGTAGTGAAACAGTGATGCGGAGGATCTGTTTCTTTTCTGTACTCATTTTCTCAGATGTTCAccaaaaatatcttttttattttcctgtggataagacataaaaaaaacaaatgcaaatgaatgatgaatattgcaaatattttatattaaaaaacacaACAATCCTAGGTTCATGGGGCCCTTCGTATCCTCCaaaactttttgtctctttggatttttagaaagactcttttgtccatgaggtttgaattttaggggtaggttcccagagagatcagttAAATTCTAAATCCTACCCTCGACAAAGTCTAGCCTCGTCTAAGATATTTCTCGgaatttaacccactctgagtggaattatcattaTGACTCATAGGCGATTCAAGTCTCCTCTGGTGTAatgataattcccacacttaggttttaacagcaatacatatatatatttccaataataataaaacaaataaaaattcaaaattattaaagaaataaaataaagatatatatatatatatatatatatatatatatatatatatatatatatgtatatataaaaaaaaaagaaattgccaaataaaaaaaaaaccata from Vicia villosa cultivar HV-30 ecotype Madison, WI linkage group LG4, Vvil1.0, whole genome shotgun sequence encodes the following:
- the LOC131597330 gene encoding uncharacterized protein LOC131597330; translation: MLALLIFGIILLPKNVDYIDPAAIHVFVSVKVFRMDPTPTILANIYYTIHARCEKKKGMIFCCVHILFSWLTSHLYKASYLVKDLTRQEWSQKLRTIKVDSIFGYARKLNFERIIYRCGDFHNVPLIGTLGCINYNPVLALRQLGHSMDDKPSEEQIMELILHNMGKGEPRELKKVIHAWSFVQTKNFGPKNVIAKEPYTSLVLERVKKNPLPFVVDPAYKPDIPNPVLLSVEEVEELRAALEASQKEKEDLELKMLQLTNERSQLRLGVKEKNQELQVTKEEGEKERVK